The Pseudanabaena sp. BC1403 nucleotide sequence TTTATCCTAACATATCGTTGAATCGTAGTTTTAAACAAACTTTGGCTAGAAGCGATCGCCTATGCACTTAACCATGAGATGACAAGGTGATCGCTAGCTAAACACCATCTAAACGCTATCTAAACAGCACAATCTTGAATGTGTCTAAAACCTATGCTTGATTAGGCACAAGGATTCTAAACAAAAAGATATACCTTGCCAGAGTAGAGAAATAGGTTGATGATTTGCCTATCACAGCAATTGCTTGTTACTTCATCGACTCATAAGGAAGCAGAAATCTCCATGCTACAAGGATGGATTCAGATAGGAATAACGCTAGTGCTGATAGTGGCGATCGCGCCGATCTTTGGTGGTTACATCGCACGAGTGTTTTTAGGGCAAAAGACATTGCTGGACAAGGCTTTAAACCCGATTGAAAGACTGATTTTTAAGTTCAGTGGCATTCAGTCTCAAATGCAAATGACAGTTTGGCAATATATTCGTGCAGTTTTATATAGCAACTTTGTCATGGCGATACTGCTATTCCTGATGATCATCTTTCAGGGCATATTGCCACTAAACCCAACGGGACTGAGCGCTCCCAGTTGGGATACAGCGCTACATACGACGATTTCGTTTATTACCAATACCAATCAACAGCATTATTCTGGTGAAACTACCCTCAGTTACTTTACACAGATGTTGGGTTTAGGATTTCTATTTTTCACCTCGGCAGCGACAGGTATTGCTGTCGCGATCGCATTTATTCGTGGCTTGACTGGGCGATCATTGGGTAATTTCTATGGAGATTTAACACTTGCCATTACGAGGATTTTGTTGCCGATCAGCATTATTGGGGCAATAATATTTGTCGCCGCAGGTGTACCTGAAACCTTGTCAGTGCCTGTAATTGTCCCAACTTTTGAAGATGGAAATGTTAGTCAGGCGATCGCGATCGGCCCTGTGGCGCATTTCGAGATCATTAAGCAACTTGGTGAAAATGGTGGAGGCTTTTTTGGTTCTAATTCCGCCCATCCCTTTGAAAATCCCAATGGCTTTACAAATCTAATCCAGATTTTGACGATGATTTCCATACCTACAGCGCTAATCTTTACCTACGGAGAAATTGCCAATAGCCGTAAGCAAGCATGGCTAGTGTTTGGAATGGTGTTCATTCTTTATGTTGCCTTCATTATCATCGTAGGAATTGGTGAATATCAAGGTAATCCCCTTGTAAATGCGTTGCTCGGTTCACAGAGTCCAAATCTAGAAGGTAAAGAAGTTCGATTTGGTTGGGCGCAATCGGCATTATTTGCCGTGACCACGACAGGAACGATGACTGGCGCGGTTAATTCAATGCATGATTCGCTGATGCCCAGTGGTGGCTTTATCACTTTGTCAAATATGTTCCTGCAAATCATTTGGGGTGGACAGGGAACTGGAACTGCTTACTTGTTCTCCTATTCGATTTTGGCAGTATTTGTGACTGGATTAATGGTCGGAAGAACTCCTGAGTTTCTTGGACGCAAGATCGAGAAGAATGAAGTGGTGTTGACTAGTTTCTTGATTTTATTAATTCATCCAATTTTTATTCTGATTCCCAGTGCGATCGCTTTAGCATTTCCCGATCAGT carries:
- the kdpA gene encoding potassium-transporting ATPase subunit KdpA translates to MLQGWIQIGITLVLIVAIAPIFGGYIARVFLGQKTLLDKALNPIERLIFKFSGIQSQMQMTVWQYIRAVLYSNFVMAILLFLMIIFQGILPLNPTGLSAPSWDTALHTTISFITNTNQQHYSGETTLSYFTQMLGLGFLFFTSAATGIAVAIAFIRGLTGRSLGNFYGDLTLAITRILLPISIIGAIIFVAAGVPETLSVPVIVPTFEDGNVSQAIAIGPVAHFEIIKQLGENGGGFFGSNSAHPFENPNGFTNLIQILTMISIPTALIFTYGEIANSRKQAWLVFGMVFILYVAFIIIVGIGEYQGNPLVNALLGSQSPNLEGKEVRFGWAQSALFAVTTTGTMTGAVNSMHDSLMPSGGFITLSNMFLQIIWGGQGTGTAYLFSYSILAVFVTGLMVGRTPEFLGRKIEKNEVVLTSFLILLIHPIFILIPSAIALAFPDQLAGISNAGFHGLSQVVYEYASAAANNGSGFEGLADSQPAATGLWWNLSTSVSLLGGRYIPLIALLLLADGISRKQPVAMTTGTLRTDTVLFTSVTAGVILIMGALTFFPVLALGSVAEAFLIARGG